Below is a window of Pelobates fuscus isolate aPelFus1 chromosome 13, aPelFus1.pri, whole genome shotgun sequence DNA.
agtcaaatcattttaaaatggcTGTTTATAATGTGGGAGATCAAAGCAATCCTGGCACCAAGACGAGAGCAGTTCACTTTAGTGATCATGGTGCCAGGATTGCCCTGGCACCCACCACTGTAAGTAGTAAACCCATTTTAAActttttgacttcttacctgtggtTCACTGACTACTGCTGCCCACTATACTTGTGCGCAAAATATTTTCAGCTTGTACGAATTAATCAAATTCCTTTCAATAAATACCTGAATGAAATGATCCATCTTGAATTTATCTGTCTTATTTATTGAATATGACTCCACCAGTTAAAATTGGACAGCTTTATGATTCGCTCAGGCACAGATTAAAGAGAATTTGATTCGTTCCTACCAGCTAAAAACAATTTGGGAACAAGTTTACTACCCATCTCTTCTACTTCCTACGGGAAGCTGAAAGATCAAAAGCAGGAGATAGAAAGCTtcctgttgtagtggttatggtgcgtgacAAAAGCTACAGTATGttgtaaaggttttgttaccattACTCATGGTAACCCATGTTATAATGTTATAGTGGTCCTATAAGAAGTGGGATGTGTAGGAGCAATAAATCTCCAactgagggagaggggagacAAAGTACATGAGGGATAAAGAGAAAATGGATTCAAATAAAGTAGTGAACAGAAAAAGACAggacaaaaaaacaacaagagaacaaaatattttttaaaagccaCAAAAATCGTACCCTTCTTATTTCTCAAAGGCaagtaaaacaaaacacaaacaaaacaaaacaaaaaagatattGTCTCTATGTTAAAAGATTGACCACAACGTCCTTAACAGCTGCAGTGCCAAAGTAATCACTCGCTTAAAGTTCACTGTGTAAacatgtgaaaaattaaaaagtagAATGGATGATAAAATCTGATCTGAAGATGAGCATCTGTAAATAGAGAACACGGGCATGGGGGTATTTAATTAATTTGGTGAACCTAAATTATCTGATTTTTGGTGGTCTATTGATTCAATTTTACACACTAGAGTTGTTGAAAACCATTCCACTAATATAAAAAAGCATAGCATATTCTTCTCTCTTTGTAGAGTTGTTTGTCTAGGCGTTTTGAATGCTGTATACACCTGGTAccctataatatatataacaaagttAAATTATCATATATcagaaacagtaaaacacacagaaacagtttgtaaattaattaattatggtAGCAGTCTGGTGCAAATTTGACTGATTGATTATTGATTCCTGTAATCTAGTCTGCATATAAAAGGGGTCTCCCAAATCAGGTGCACACTTTGTGTTCATGCACAGTGCTGATTAACCCGGCAACGTGATTTATTCCATACCACCTGAAATCACTCATGGGCTCATTATCataaatgaaatgtatatatgAAACACATCATACTACCCTGAATATCAAATTATCTAATTAGATATGATTTACATATTCAGTGTTGATGTTTTTGATACCTTTAGGTAGTATCAAGTAAAAGAAGttaaagccttaaagggacagcaATGCATTGCAATCAtaaagatagacacacacacagacaaacaaacacacaacacatcGTTGGTGTCATCAGAAAGTCAAAATAtggataatttaaaaacaaattaacagTCCTTACATAGTGCTCTTAGTTAGAGTGCTTTACAGTTTACACAAAAAGTACATTGGTAATTATACAGACACGGTTTAAATAATTAGACACAATGAAACAAAGAGAGAAGATTACTCTGCCTGCAAGCTTACAATCAAGATGGGAAATGGGACATGTAAAGACTatcaaatctgtaaaaaaaaaaaagaaaaagcagtgaCTAATCAGTGATTTGTGGTGAGTTGCAAGCCATATACAGGACAAAATACCTGTATTTCTGAATTATGGATGGTCTACATTCTAAATAGTTTTGCCTAATGCATTTACGATGGCTGTAGATATACCACGAGTCACTATTTAGTCTTCCCTGAAAGTAATTAGTTTGGCACAAGGTACCAAAAGCGTCCCCACTGCTCACAATATTTATACGTGTCATTTGCTttgttttacaatatattattcaaTAGAACCCATTTAACTTCCACTGAGACTAGCACTGGTACTCACTTCACAAATTTATCAGGTAGTCTATTTGTTACTCCCTGTGCCTCATGAATTGACATGACTCTTTTGATTCATGTTGTTCTCATATTATTGAGTTGGGTGGCACATATGGTTAGGTGTTAGGTATTTTTAGGCCTATATGGCTTGTAATAGAACTACTGTTTTCACTTACTCATATGCCTCTGTTATCCCTTTTATATAGCAACTGGATTCATCTGGTGAGACAGCTAATCAGAAGAAACTGTTCATCCCTTGGGGGTCGCAGGTTCAATTCCCAGTTGTTGTTGTTTAGTCGTACAGTCGTGTCCGACTCTACCTGACCATATGGACCATAGCATGCCAGGTACATCTGTCAGTCAGGTACATCTGTCAGTCTGTGCCCTCTGAGCTCCAACAACTTCATGTTCGTGGCTTCAGTGACCTCGTCTTTGTCGTCCCCTTCTTCATGTGACTTCAATCTTTCCCAGCATCAGAGTCTTCTCTAGAGAATCCTGCCTTCTCATTATATAGCCAAAATATTTGAGCTTCAGCCTCATGATCATAGCTTCCAGTGAACAGTTTGTCTGGATTTCCTTTATAATGGATGTTTTGATATTCTTGCAATCCAATGGATTTTAAGCAGTTTTTGCCAACACCACAGTTCAAAGGAATCAATTCTACGACGCTCAGCCTTCTTTATAGTCCAACTCTCACATCCATATGTTTCTACTGGGAATACCATAGTTCTGACTATGCGGACCTTTGTTGAAAATGTAATATCTTTAGTTTTTACCAGCTTGTCCAAGCTTGCCATATCTTTCCTCCCCAGAAGCAAACGTCTTTTAATTTCATGACTACAGTTACCATCTGAGGAGATCTTGGatcccaggaaaataaaatctgtcactGCCTCTACTTCTTCCCCATCTATTTGCCAGGAACTAAGATTGCTGTTTGCCATGATCTTAGTCTTTTTAATGTTAAGCAGCAAGCCGGCTTTTGCGCGCTCTTTTTTTTACCCTCATCAGCAGGTCCTGTAGTTCTTCCTCACTTTCAGCCATCAGAGTAGTATCATCCGCGTATCTTATGGTGTTGATATTTCTTCTGACTATGGCTTCTTGGTCCTCATACAGATTCCTCAGGAGGCGGATGAGATGATCTGGTACTTCCATCTCTTGCCACGTGTTGTTGTGATCCACACAGTCAAAGGCTTTAGAAGAGTCTATGAAGCAGAAGTAGATGTTTTTCTGGAACTCTCTGGCTTTCTCTATTATCCATCGTACATTGGCAATTTGATCTCTTGTGCCTTGTCCTCTGTGGAACCCAGCTTGTACATCTGGTAATTCCCAGTCCATATATGTTTTGAGTCGAGCTTGTATGATCTTAAGCAATACCTTGCTGGCATGTGAAATTAGTGCAATTGTTCGATAATTGGAGCACTCTTTGGCATTGCCTTTTTTTTGGATTGGGATGTAGACTGACCTTTCCCAGTCTTTTGGCCACTGTTGAGTTTTCCAAATTTGTTGGCATAAGACAAGCAGAAATTTAACAGCATCATCTTTCAGAATGTTGAATAGTTCAATTGAGATTTCATCAACTCCTGCAGCCTTGTTATCTGCAAGGCATCCTATGGCCCATCTCACTTCGCTCTCCAAGATTTCTTGTTCTATCTCATTGCACCAACTATTGAGATCATCACTGCTGTTAAGATCCTTCCTGTATAGATCTTCAGTGTATTCCTGCCATCTCTTCTTTATCTGATCTTCTTCTGTTAAGTCCCTGCCATTTTTGTCTTTTATCACACCCACTTTTAATTCCCAGTAGGTAATTCCCAGTAATtccctttttcttcttttctccaTATTAATGAAGAAAATATTCTCTTTCAACTCTACATCCTATTGATTGGAATGAAGACTCAGTAAAGAAACTTTCTACTCTTGTCCTCGATAGATGCCTTAATAGATCTATTTCAAAAGATTCACTATCTGGCTGATTGTTTATTTATCTTTACTAATGGACCAGGAGAAGTCTTCATGACTTTATATAAGCCATCAGCAAAGGGATAGTCTTAGCTATTTTCAGGCTACTAAGCCCTAGGGGTGACAGTACCTGAAGGTCTGTTAACTCTCCATTAGAGCCGTTTCTCCCTCTTGAGCATCAGTGGCCAAGTTTCCCTGGAACTTATAGGTTAAATGGCTGCTTGGTCCTCAACCAATACTTTTTTCAGACATTTTCTTTAGTACATTTAAAGTTGCTCAATTTGATAATGTGGCAATAGTGGACAATCAGTTTTTAATTTTCAATGTCCTTATGAGGTGTGTATGTTTTCCCTATGCATTCATAATTTGGAAGTCTTGTATATttctttccctcccttggttattgcttgggtattacccattgttgtgctgccatggatatggccaggaaaaaggaAACTGTATGGTCATAGGTCAAGGCAGCACAAAGATCCCGCCCTGGCATATTGCTGGAAACAAGACTGAGGAtgggaggggtagga
It encodes the following:
- the LOC134582583 gene encoding uncharacterized protein LOC134582583 → MEKRRKRELLGITYWELKVGVIKDKNGRDLTEEDQIKKRWQEYTEDLYRKDLNSSDDLNSWCNEIEQEILESEVRWAIGCLADNKAAGVDEISIELFNILKDDAVKFLLVLCQQIWKTQQWPKDWERSVYIPIQKKGNAKECSNYRTIALISHASKVLLKIIQARLKTYMDWELPDVQAGFHRGQGTRDQIANVRWIIEKAREFQKNIYFCFIDSSKAFDCVDHNNTWQEMEVPDHLIRLLRNLYEDQEAIVRRNINTIRYADDTTLMAESEEELQDLLMRVKKRARKSRLAA